One part of the Candidatus Alcyoniella australis genome encodes these proteins:
- a CDS encoding ChaN family lipoprotein, giving the protein MSPKLSPREELIRIQRMLVERYRDDIERTLEDSSGLLKVYQQEHDAEVESYERISGKAELISEVINAGLVYVGDFHSLRASQTTFLKLIRETVRIRPKICLALEAFNASDQHHLDAYLKRRIKFTTLLRRVDFDRTWGFGADVYESILGLARERGLPVVGINHKVGGRHALVKRDEGAARIIARLSSEHPEHIVFVLDGELHVADCHLPSRVRALLASQGIERRRLILYQNPEQIYWLIAERKLEQVADVVRLADYRYALLSSTPLVMYQSYLNWLYDQQELVQGTHPGWTDGDSVDYNSQVHDLVQIIAEFLGITEVALDNFSVYCVSDLDFLESMISEGFNREQIAQIKQQILKRESYFIVGRNIIYLASLSVDHAAEESTHYINARCAGLDQREHSAREDFYQRVMREALGFFGSMVINPKRQFYDIDDFTEMLSTRAEPTEERNRELYRISRYVLLHKEYEREYLAGRRRATKRYSAIWSQPFDIHLGTAHGLGYMLGERMFQSVGWGIIERSEVKRLFFDDFKRRGSAQRAYMDLVARLIDAPSARTF; this is encoded by the coding sequence ATGAGCCCCAAACTATCACCACGCGAGGAGCTGATTCGGATTCAGCGCATGCTGGTCGAGCGCTACCGCGACGACATCGAGCGCACCCTCGAGGACAGCTCGGGCCTGCTCAAGGTCTATCAGCAGGAGCACGACGCCGAGGTCGAGAGCTACGAGCGGATCTCGGGCAAGGCCGAGCTGATCTCCGAGGTGATCAACGCCGGATTGGTCTACGTCGGCGACTTTCACAGCCTGCGCGCCAGCCAAACCACGTTCCTCAAGTTGATCCGGGAAACCGTGCGCATCCGGCCGAAAATCTGCCTGGCGCTCGAGGCGTTCAACGCCTCGGACCAGCACCACCTCGACGCCTATCTCAAACGCCGGATCAAATTTACGACACTGTTGCGGCGCGTGGACTTCGACCGCACCTGGGGCTTCGGCGCGGACGTCTACGAGTCGATCCTCGGCCTGGCGCGCGAACGCGGACTGCCCGTGGTCGGCATCAACCACAAGGTCGGCGGCAGGCACGCGCTGGTTAAACGCGACGAGGGCGCGGCGCGAATAATCGCACGGCTGAGCAGTGAGCATCCGGAGCACATCGTCTTCGTGCTCGACGGCGAACTGCACGTGGCCGACTGCCATTTGCCCTCCAGGGTGCGCGCGCTGCTCGCGTCCCAGGGGATCGAACGCCGACGGCTGATCCTCTATCAGAACCCGGAGCAGATCTACTGGCTGATCGCCGAGCGCAAACTCGAACAGGTTGCCGACGTGGTGCGGCTCGCTGATTACCGCTACGCGCTTTTAAGCTCCACGCCGCTGGTGATGTACCAAAGCTACCTCAACTGGCTCTACGACCAACAGGAGCTGGTGCAAGGCACGCATCCGGGCTGGACCGACGGAGACAGCGTGGACTACAACTCGCAGGTTCACGATCTGGTGCAGATCATCGCCGAGTTCCTGGGAATCACCGAGGTCGCGTTGGACAACTTCAGCGTCTACTGCGTTTCGGACCTCGACTTCCTTGAGAGCATGATCAGCGAGGGATTCAACCGTGAGCAGATCGCGCAGATCAAGCAACAGATCCTCAAACGCGAGAGCTATTTCATCGTCGGCCGCAACATCATCTACCTCGCCTCGCTGAGCGTTGACCACGCGGCCGAGGAGTCCACGCACTACATCAACGCGCGTTGCGCCGGGCTCGATCAACGCGAACACAGCGCGCGCGAGGACTTCTACCAGCGCGTGATGCGCGAGGCCCTGGGATTTTTCGGCAGCATGGTGATCAATCCCAAACGCCAGTTTTACGACATCGACGACTTCACCGAGATGCTCAGCACGCGCGCCGAACCGACCGAGGAGCGCAACCGCGAGCTGTACCGCATCAGCCGCTACGTGCTGTTGCACAAGGAGTACGAGCGCGAATATTTGGCGGGCAGACGCCGTGCCACCAAGCGCTACAGCGCAATCTGGTCCCAGCCGTTCGACATCCACCTGGGCACGGCCCACGGCCTGGGCTACATGCTCGGGGAGCGAATGTTCCAATCCGTGGGCTGGGGGATCATCGAGCGTTCCGAGGTCAAGCGACTGTTCTTTGACGATTTCAAACGCCGCGGCAGCGCCCAACGCGCGTACATGGACCTGGTGGCGCGCCTGATCGACGCACCCTCCGCCCGCACGTTTTAA
- the lipA gene encoding lipoyl synthase has protein sequence MSDQQRKPQWLRRPPARGAQVHRLRSILRSHGLHTVCESARCPNISECFAQPTATFLIMGDRCTRNCAFCAIEHGAPLPLDQHEPEQLALVAAEMGLTHVVVTSVTRDDLHDGGAAHFLAVCRAIRGRLPQATIEVLVPDMLGNEEAVALVANGPIEVFNHNLETLPRLYGRVRPQADYARSLQVLRLAKQARPELATKSGLMVGLGETREEIEAVLDDLRNVDCDMITVGQYLRPRLGNLAVERYWEPAEFDELQQLALSKGFKQAFCAPLVRSSYHARPLSD, from the coding sequence ATGAGCGATCAGCAACGCAAACCGCAATGGCTCAGACGGCCGCCGGCCCGCGGCGCGCAGGTCCATCGGCTGCGCTCGATCCTACGTAGTCACGGTCTGCACACGGTCTGCGAGTCTGCGCGTTGTCCGAACATCAGCGAGTGCTTTGCTCAGCCCACGGCCACCTTTTTAATTATGGGCGATCGCTGTACGCGCAACTGCGCCTTTTGCGCAATCGAACACGGCGCTCCGCTGCCCCTGGATCAACACGAGCCCGAGCAGCTGGCACTGGTGGCGGCTGAGATGGGGCTGACGCACGTAGTGGTGACTTCTGTTACTCGCGACGATTTGCACGACGGCGGCGCCGCGCATTTCCTGGCCGTGTGCCGCGCGATCCGCGGGCGGCTGCCGCAGGCCACGATCGAGGTGCTGGTGCCGGACATGCTTGGTAATGAGGAGGCGGTGGCGCTGGTGGCCAACGGACCGATCGAGGTCTTCAACCACAACCTGGAGACCTTGCCGCGGCTCTATGGCCGGGTGCGCCCCCAGGCCGACTACGCGCGTTCGCTGCAAGTGCTGCGGCTGGCCAAACAGGCGCGGCCGGAGCTGGCGACTAAAAGCGGGCTGATGGTCGGGCTGGGCGAGACGCGCGAGGAAATTGAGGCAGTGCTCGACGATCTACGTAACGTGGATTGCGACATGATCACCGTGGGGCAGTATTTGCGGCCGCGCTTGGGCAACCTGGCGGTGGAGCGCTATTGGGAGCCCGCGGAGTTCGACGAATTGCAACAGCTCGCCCTGTCCAAGGGGTTCAAACAAGCGTTCTGCGCGCCGCTGGTCAGAAGCTCTTATCACGCCCGCCCGCTGAGCGACTGA
- a CDS encoding S8 family serine peptidase, giving the protein MTSRTIAVLFVALCSIALAASGAAALSIVDQFPTFQSKLVQGDTPLSVRFSDSLEGATLGDSTFFVALGGDDAHLAGSLVLSSIVHANDTVVFTPSAAWPWGERIELHVGNALHSASGDPFDGAYPFGALFVCNIPNDFEIPIYDPGDPFAMFTETSVLMGFNPIEPESAVEGPWMIPGINVTGAWKYSTGSPDVLVAVVDDGLKHYEDEDLRIALFINSGELPLPQTASGVCADYDCNGDGRFDVDDYADDPRVEPLDRAINVGDLLAEFSDGVDDDKNGLVDDISGWDFFRNTNEVLGVDDFPEGAHGHGMCELAAARGNNGIGNRPGVCPDCRVMQVRVGDAVIYNYDLFAAGVRYAVSMGADVINHSGVALNYSDQAHRAVMEAYDAGVLIAAPQGDEMSMHHWAPAAMEDVVAVTALFPIIPVDLVGIFNLGSFGFVETYCTNFGTHAHVAVPADTACTSDATGTTTGAMALIKSYALEQGIELSAGELFQLLIQSADDIESHCASVASLLNVCQPGWDEHFGYGRPDLERALLMLGDEQRGIEPRIPPEVRITYPRWWETFDTAASATFELEGEIDARVYPFSYEVQLARGKQPLDNEYQTVFQGTSDERIEGLIAQVPIAQLFPPDQMRGVPQSRYDFEVSLRVRAWYEAGIDEQVRGEARKSISVHVDDDPVNGLAAGFPYYFGASPGFSPIVYDLDGAADGLPEIVMGTGDGLVHVLTRDVDGSGWSELAGFPVDLSSYDQWRSDGIIGSVAIGDLFGDGEPEIVAATALGRVFAIHADGNLHQPSPILPGFPVQTDAPDNSSSLAFGHGNGVYGSPVLVDLDLDGVLEIVVASNDQKAYAWKPLDQDGNGQVDPLYGWPVLCRSDEGIVRDERICEGSGLPSQICSTPAAGVLDPLNANPDVSEYPSVVVATTEICEEGLLATTRAYAIYHDGWANPAGTFLPDWPAAPAAPLGDAIPLPFAAGGVSSPVIALGNGEAWIGLGTPGWFPAVMHYSGEKIHEMYMPTGLSLTSIAHGAFTSLYNDGWLQYSIPLLSVLQIGEEGFNLINSKLAANDVDPPHERLLIEELEDLPMFNSPAAADLNADGTRELVLGTSGYLAHAFSVDGIQPPGWPKYTQKWITGSAAIADIDADGLLEVLLPTYEGWLYAWETGAASCIDGEQNADWPRFHHDPHNSGYYGLDALPPARVTDLQLERLGDRRLKLTFTAPGDDWTCGQAQSYDVRISRDPAADLEQVEQFAAAEAFEFGAAPQPPGSIESFIVPDPGVLHVALRVADDEGNLSRISNAVSDLPGDDDDDDASDGDDDDDSGCCG; this is encoded by the coding sequence ATGACGTCACGTACGATTGCCGTTCTTTTCGTCGCGCTGTGTTCGATCGCGCTGGCCGCCTCGGGCGCCGCGGCGCTGTCGATTGTCGATCAGTTTCCGACCTTCCAGAGCAAGCTGGTTCAGGGCGACACGCCGCTGTCAGTACGCTTCTCCGACTCCCTGGAAGGGGCCACGCTGGGCGATTCGACGTTCTTCGTTGCGCTGGGTGGCGATGATGCGCACCTGGCCGGCTCGCTGGTACTAAGCAGCATTGTGCACGCCAACGACACAGTGGTCTTCACGCCGAGTGCGGCCTGGCCCTGGGGCGAGCGGATCGAGCTGCACGTGGGCAACGCTCTGCACTCCGCGTCCGGCGATCCATTCGACGGCGCGTACCCCTTCGGCGCATTGTTCGTGTGCAACATCCCCAACGACTTCGAGATCCCGATCTACGATCCGGGCGATCCGTTCGCAATGTTCACCGAGACCAGCGTGCTGATGGGCTTCAACCCGATCGAGCCCGAGTCTGCTGTCGAGGGGCCGTGGATGATTCCGGGGATCAACGTCACCGGCGCCTGGAAGTACAGCACCGGCAGCCCCGATGTGCTGGTGGCGGTGGTCGACGACGGACTTAAGCATTACGAGGACGAGGACCTGCGCATCGCGCTGTTCATCAACTCCGGCGAGCTGCCCCTGCCGCAGACCGCGTCGGGCGTCTGCGCGGACTACGACTGCAACGGCGACGGCCGCTTTGACGTGGACGACTATGCCGACGATCCGCGCGTGGAGCCGCTGGACCGCGCGATCAACGTCGGCGATCTACTGGCCGAGTTCTCCGACGGCGTTGACGACGATAAAAACGGCTTGGTCGACGACATCAGCGGCTGGGACTTCTTCCGCAACACCAACGAGGTGCTCGGGGTCGACGACTTCCCCGAGGGGGCCCACGGCCACGGGATGTGCGAGCTGGCCGCGGCGCGCGGCAACAACGGCATCGGCAATCGGCCCGGAGTCTGCCCCGACTGCCGCGTGATGCAGGTGCGGGTTGGCGACGCGGTGATCTACAACTACGACCTGTTCGCCGCGGGCGTGCGTTACGCGGTGTCGATGGGCGCGGACGTGATCAACCATTCCGGCGTGGCCCTGAACTATTCGGACCAAGCGCATCGGGCGGTGATGGAGGCCTACGACGCCGGGGTGCTGATCGCCGCACCCCAGGGCGACGAGATGAGCATGCACCATTGGGCTCCGGCCGCGATGGAGGACGTGGTGGCGGTCACTGCGCTGTTCCCGATCATCCCGGTGGACCTGGTGGGGATCTTCAACCTCGGATCGTTCGGCTTTGTCGAGACCTATTGCACCAACTTCGGCACCCACGCCCACGTGGCAGTGCCCGCCGACACCGCCTGCACCTCCGACGCTACGGGCACCACCACCGGCGCCATGGCCCTGATCAAGAGCTACGCGTTGGAGCAGGGGATCGAGCTCAGCGCGGGTGAGCTGTTCCAGCTGCTGATCCAGTCGGCGGACGATATCGAGAGCCACTGCGCATCCGTGGCCTCGCTGCTCAACGTCTGCCAGCCCGGCTGGGACGAGCACTTCGGCTACGGCCGGCCGGACCTCGAGCGTGCGCTGCTGATGCTCGGCGACGAGCAACGCGGGATCGAGCCGCGCATTCCGCCCGAGGTGCGCATCACCTATCCGCGCTGGTGGGAGACCTTCGATACCGCGGCGAGCGCGACCTTCGAGCTCGAGGGCGAGATCGACGCCCGGGTCTATCCGTTCTCCTACGAGGTGCAGCTGGCCCGCGGCAAGCAGCCGCTGGACAATGAGTACCAGACCGTGTTCCAGGGCACGTCCGACGAGCGGATCGAGGGCCTGATTGCCCAGGTGCCCATCGCCCAACTCTTTCCGCCCGACCAGATGCGCGGAGTGCCCCAGTCGCGCTACGATTTCGAGGTCTCGCTGCGCGTGCGCGCGTGGTACGAGGCCGGGATCGACGAACAGGTGCGCGGCGAGGCGCGCAAGTCGATCTCGGTCCACGTGGACGACGATCCGGTGAACGGCCTGGCCGCCGGCTTCCCGTACTACTTCGGCGCCTCCCCCGGGTTCTCGCCCATTGTCTACGACCTCGACGGCGCGGCCGACGGCCTGCCCGAGATCGTGATGGGCACGGGCGACGGCCTGGTCCACGTTCTGACCCGCGACGTTGACGGCTCCGGCTGGTCCGAGCTTGCGGGCTTCCCCGTGGACCTCTCGAGCTACGACCAATGGCGCAGCGACGGGATCATCGGCTCGGTGGCCATCGGCGATCTGTTCGGCGACGGCGAGCCCGAGATCGTGGCCGCCACGGCCCTGGGCCGGGTGTTTGCAATTCACGCTGACGGCAACCTGCACCAGCCCTCGCCGATCCTGCCCGGGTTTCCGGTGCAGACCGATGCGCCGGACAACTCCAGCTCGCTCGCCTTTGGCCATGGTAACGGCGTCTACGGCTCGCCGGTGCTCGTTGACCTCGACCTCGACGGCGTGCTCGAGATCGTGGTCGCGTCCAACGACCAGAAGGCCTACGCTTGGAAGCCGCTGGACCAGGACGGTAACGGCCAGGTCGACCCGCTCTACGGCTGGCCCGTGCTCTGCCGCAGCGACGAGGGGATCGTGCGCGACGAGCGGATCTGCGAGGGGAGCGGCCTGCCGTCTCAGATTTGCAGCACGCCGGCGGCGGGTGTGCTCGATCCGCTGAACGCGAATCCGGACGTGTCCGAATATCCGTCCGTGGTGGTGGCGACCACCGAGATTTGCGAGGAGGGGCTGCTGGCCACCACCCGCGCCTACGCGATCTACCACGACGGCTGGGCCAATCCCGCGGGAACGTTTCTGCCCGACTGGCCGGCCGCGCCCGCAGCGCCCCTGGGCGATGCGATCCCGCTGCCGTTCGCAGCGGGCGGCGTCTCCTCGCCGGTGATCGCCTTGGGCAACGGCGAGGCCTGGATCGGCCTGGGCACGCCGGGCTGGTTCCCGGCGGTGATGCACTACTCGGGCGAAAAGATCCACGAGATGTACATGCCCACCGGCCTCAGCCTGACCTCCATCGCCCACGGCGCGTTCACCTCGCTGTACAACGACGGCTGGCTGCAATACTCGATCCCGCTGCTGTCCGTGCTGCAGATCGGCGAGGAGGGGTTCAACCTGATCAACTCCAAGCTGGCGGCCAACGACGTTGACCCGCCCCACGAGCGGCTGCTGATCGAGGAGCTGGAGGACCTTCCGATGTTCAACAGCCCGGCCGCGGCCGACCTCAACGCGGACGGCACGCGCGAGCTGGTGCTGGGGACCAGCGGCTACCTGGCGCACGCGTTCTCGGTGGACGGCATCCAGCCGCCGGGCTGGCCCAAGTACACGCAGAAATGGATCACGGGCAGCGCTGCGATCGCGGACATCGACGCCGATGGCCTGCTCGAGGTGCTGCTGCCGACCTACGAGGGCTGGCTCTACGCCTGGGAGACCGGGGCCGCGTCCTGCATTGACGGCGAGCAGAACGCCGACTGGCCGCGCTTTCACCACGATCCGCACAACAGCGGATACTACGGCCTGGACGCGCTGCCGCCCGCGCGCGTCACCGACTTGCAGCTCGAACGGCTCGGCGATAGGCGGCTCAAGCTGACCTTCACCGCGCCGGGAGATGATTGGACCTGCGGTCAGGCACAGTCCTATGACGTGCGCATCTCGCGCGATCCCGCGGCCGATCTGGAGCAGGTCGAACAGTTTGCCGCGGCAGAGGCCTTTGAGTTCGGAGCAGCGCCTCAGCCGCCGGGATCAATCGAGAGCTTTATCGTGCCCGACCCCGGCGTGCTGCACGTGGCACTGCGTGTCGCTGACGATGAGGGGAACTTAAGCCGCATCTCCAACGCGGTATCGGATTTACCCGGCGACGATGACGACGACGACGCCTCGGACGGCGACGATGACGACGACTCAGGTTGTTGCGGCTAG
- the recG gene encoding ATP-dependent DNA helicase RecG, with product MSDISKALEAIRRPLEYAASSPQAAQRVRNLDVLIARQARELRRRGVDPEVQLALNELTSSLVGLEKLDQDERMLRLRRALRILDRLSPSAPAIQAAPEPVLVKPQPKPAPQSAAALDESIQFVKGVGPKVAQLLARRGIETVGQMLMLLPRAFDDRRLITAVEQLEPGERATLVLNVLEAMPKMRARGRPMYKVRAGDDSGELTLAWFNVPAYIPQVVRPGIRLVVTGEATQFRGGLEIHHPDIEPIDEQTEVGPSLHYGRIVPIYSEIEGLSKKRLRRILDSALDKVRGKVPDPLPLRLRERLGLLDLGLAIEQAHFPPEDEDPEKLRRMATAAYRRLIFDELFSLGLGLALSKRDLQRRPGIAFKIKTPSPSRLLEQQPFVLTAAQRRVLEEIQGDLRKPVPMNRLIQGDVGSGKTILAALAALSVIDNGYQAALMAPTELLAEQHAKRLSAQLAQLGLRAALLTGSVRGPERKRILSELRGGLIHLLIGTHALISQGVEFKRLGLVIVDEQHRFGVGQRAALSGKGTLPDVLIMTATPIPRTLALTLYGDLDISLLDEMPPGRTPIKTELVTKRGRAKLYRRIRAEVKAGHQVYLVYPLVEAAEDSDLADATASCEQLERKELKGLRLGLLHGRMKPAKKESVMRSFVAGKVDVLVSTTVIEVGIDVPNATLIVIEHAERFGLTQLHQLRGRVGRGEQPSSCLLVVGGAPGENAEQRLRVMVETTDGFRISEEDLALRGPGQFLGTRQSGLPDLRVANLARDVKLLSLARDEALRLVREDPQLAAAENRPLARLVKQRWGEGLGLGSIG from the coding sequence ATGAGCGATATTAGCAAGGCACTCGAGGCGATCCGCCGACCGCTGGAGTACGCGGCAAGCTCGCCCCAGGCAGCGCAGCGCGTGCGCAACCTCGACGTGCTGATCGCCCGCCAGGCGCGCGAGCTGCGTAGGCGCGGGGTCGACCCCGAAGTGCAACTGGCGCTTAACGAGCTGACCTCGTCGCTGGTCGGATTGGAGAAACTCGATCAGGACGAGCGGATGCTGCGCCTGCGCCGGGCGCTACGGATTCTCGATCGGCTCTCTCCATCGGCACCGGCGATACAGGCCGCGCCCGAGCCGGTGTTGGTCAAGCCGCAGCCCAAACCTGCGCCGCAATCCGCCGCTGCGCTGGACGAGTCGATCCAGTTCGTCAAGGGAGTCGGGCCCAAGGTGGCGCAGCTGCTCGCGCGACGCGGGATCGAGACCGTGGGCCAAATGCTGATGCTGCTGCCGCGCGCATTTGACGACCGTCGATTGATCACCGCGGTGGAGCAGCTCGAGCCCGGCGAACGCGCGACTCTGGTGCTTAACGTGCTCGAGGCGATGCCCAAGATGCGCGCCCGCGGCCGGCCGATGTACAAGGTGCGCGCCGGTGATGACAGCGGCGAGCTGACCCTGGCCTGGTTCAACGTGCCGGCCTATATTCCGCAGGTGGTGCGGCCAGGCATCCGGCTGGTGGTCACCGGCGAGGCCACGCAGTTCCGCGGCGGCCTGGAGATACACCATCCGGACATCGAGCCCATCGACGAGCAGACCGAGGTTGGCCCGAGCCTGCATTATGGGCGGATCGTGCCGATCTACTCCGAGATCGAGGGCCTGTCCAAGAAACGGCTGCGCCGGATCCTCGACAGCGCCCTGGATAAGGTCCGCGGCAAGGTCCCCGACCCGCTGCCGTTGCGCCTGCGCGAGCGGCTGGGGCTGCTCGATCTGGGATTGGCCATCGAGCAGGCGCACTTTCCGCCCGAGGACGAGGACCCGGAGAAACTGCGGCGCATGGCCACCGCAGCCTACCGTCGGCTGATCTTCGATGAGCTGTTCTCGCTGGGACTGGGCCTGGCCTTGTCTAAGCGCGATCTGCAGCGTCGGCCGGGTATCGCGTTCAAAATTAAAACCCCGAGCCCGTCCAGGCTGCTCGAGCAGCAGCCCTTTGTGCTTACCGCGGCCCAACGCCGGGTACTCGAGGAGATCCAAGGTGACCTACGCAAGCCCGTGCCGATGAATCGACTGATCCAGGGCGACGTGGGCAGCGGCAAGACGATCCTCGCCGCGCTTGCGGCCCTAAGCGTGATCGACAACGGGTATCAGGCCGCGCTGATGGCCCCCACCGAGCTGCTGGCCGAGCAGCACGCCAAGCGACTGAGCGCCCAACTGGCCCAACTCGGCCTGCGCGCGGCCCTGCTCACCGGGTCGGTGCGCGGACCCGAACGCAAGCGGATCCTCTCCGAGCTGCGCGGCGGACTGATCCACCTGTTGATCGGCACCCACGCGCTGATCAGCCAGGGCGTGGAGTTCAAACGGCTGGGCCTGGTGATCGTCGACGAGCAGCACCGCTTCGGCGTGGGCCAGCGCGCGGCGCTCTCGGGCAAGGGGACGCTGCCCGACGTGCTGATCATGACCGCCACGCCGATCCCGCGCACCCTGGCGCTGACGCTCTACGGCGACCTGGACATCTCGCTGCTCGACGAGATGCCGCCGGGGCGCACGCCGATCAAGACCGAGCTGGTGACGAAGCGTGGCCGCGCCAAGCTCTACCGCCGGATCCGCGCCGAGGTTAAGGCCGGTCACCAGGTCTACTTGGTCTACCCGCTGGTCGAGGCGGCCGAGGACTCCGACCTGGCCGACGCCACGGCCTCCTGCGAGCAGTTGGAGCGCAAAGAGCTTAAAGGCTTGCGCCTGGGCCTGCTCCACGGCCGGATGAAGCCCGCGAAAAAAGAGTCGGTGATGCGCTCCTTTGTCGCGGGCAAAGTCGACGTGCTGGTCAGCACCACGGTGATCGAGGTCGGCATCGACGTGCCCAATGCCACGCTGATCGTGATCGAGCACGCCGAGCGCTTCGGCCTGACCCAACTGCACCAACTGCGGGGCAGGGTGGGGCGCGGCGAACAGCCCTCGAGCTGCCTGCTGGTTGTGGGGGGCGCTCCGGGGGAGAACGCGGAACAACGATTGCGGGTGATGGTCGAGACAACCGACGGCTTCCGCATCAGTGAGGAGGACCTGGCGTTGCGCGGTCCGGGACAGTTCCTGGGCACGCGCCAATCCGGGCTGCCCGACCTGCGTGTGGCCAACCTGGCCCGCGACGTGAAGCTGCTCTCTTTGGCACGCGACGAGGCGCTGCGCCTGGTGCGCGAGGACCCGCAACTCGCGGCTGCGGAGAACCGGCCCCTGGCGCGATTGGTTAAACAACGCTGGGGCGAGGGGCTGGGCCTGGGGAGCATCGGATGA
- a CDS encoding radical SAM protein: protein MPSYLTLPAAELERRAQRARQALSACGLCGHNCGVDRLAGELGRCATGPDAKIASAMPHSGEEPPISGIHGSGTIFFSGCSLGCVFCQNWPISHNATGNAQSADQLAQKMLGLQSKGCHNINLVTPTHQLAAILEALSIAAEQGLGLPLVYNTSGFDSPLALELLDGIVDIYMPDIKYDDAQTALRLSGAVDYVQVNRRALELMQQQVGRLEIDRQGIAQRGLLVRHLVLPGGLSGERGCFEFLAQLDPAIYVSLMSQYFPAHLALRTLGVDRPCTRQELAHAREEFFAAGLSNGWIQDDERY, encoded by the coding sequence GTGCCCAGCTACCTGACGCTGCCCGCCGCAGAGCTGGAGCGCAGGGCCCAACGGGCGCGGCAGGCGTTGAGCGCCTGCGGGCTGTGCGGCCATAACTGCGGGGTCGACCGCCTGGCCGGTGAGCTGGGACGTTGCGCCACGGGACCGGATGCGAAAATCGCCAGCGCCATGCCGCACAGCGGCGAGGAGCCGCCGATCAGCGGGATCCACGGCTCGGGCACGATCTTTTTCAGCGGCTGCTCGCTGGGCTGCGTGTTCTGCCAGAACTGGCCGATCAGCCACAACGCCACGGGCAACGCGCAAAGCGCGGATCAGCTCGCGCAAAAGATGCTCGGGCTGCAATCCAAGGGCTGTCACAACATCAACCTGGTGACTCCGACGCACCAGCTTGCGGCGATCCTCGAGGCGCTGAGTATTGCGGCTGAGCAGGGTCTCGGCTTGCCGCTGGTCTATAACACCTCGGGCTTTGATTCGCCGTTGGCCCTGGAGCTGCTCGACGGGATTGTCGATATCTACATGCCGGACATCAAGTACGACGATGCGCAAACGGCGCTGCGTCTCAGCGGCGCGGTCGACTACGTGCAGGTCAACCGCCGCGCCCTGGAACTGATGCAGCAACAGGTAGGGCGGCTCGAGATCGATCGGCAGGGCATTGCGCAACGTGGCCTGCTGGTGCGCCATCTGGTACTGCCGGGCGGACTTAGCGGCGAGCGCGGCTGCTTCGAGTTCCTGGCGCAGCTCGATCCGGCGATCTATGTTTCGCTGATGAGCCAATACTTTCCAGCGCACCTCGCCCTGCGTACACTGGGGGTCGACAGGCCGTGCACGCGCCAGGAGCTGGCGCACGCTCGCGAGGAATTCTTCGCCGCGGGTCTGAGCAACGGCTGGATTCAGGACGATGAGCGATATTAG